TGGAGGAACCGTTAGGGCTGAGGAAAAAATCAGGGGAGCTGATTTCACTTTTAAAACCTCCCCAAAGTGATCTGCGATAATGAAGGAGATGGGACCATTGTTTATTCTGAGAAATACTTAAAAGATCAGACTCTGAATTCGCCGTCTCTAGAACGGCGAAAGGAGATAAAAAAAAACAAACAAAAGTATTGGTCTAATCATCTATCCCCGTTGACTCATCAATGAATGAGTCAACGATCGATATCGTTAGCTCATAGCACAAGATTTAGCGTATTTCTTACCAGCCTTGTCCATAACATTATTGTATAGCGACTCGGTCTTTTCAAGCTTCGTTTTTTTCATGTAAGAGCTGTTTTTAACGTCATTCAAAAAGTCGGCACGCACATCTTTAATGAGATCTGATTGAATAGAATTGTCACAACCAAGAATGTTTAGCATCGCATTAAGATGTTCGCCTTGGCCCACGGCGGTTTCTTCTTCAACATTGGCATAGTTTTCATAAATAAGTACACCCACAGATGCCCCTTTGCCGGCGCACTGACTGGGCGTCGAAGAGGAGCTTGTCGAAGCCGTAGTTCCTAAATCCCAAATGATATTCGAAATGGCAGCAAGAGAGCCGTAGTTAGGAAAAATGGCCGCGCCAATTCCACACTGGGTCCATGCGTTTTTAGTTTTTCCAGAACTTCTGGCGAAACTCAAATTAGGTGTTATAAAGAGCACTGCTAGTAGAAAAGTAAAGCAGATTTTTAACATCGAACGGTCCTTTCAAATAAAATTAACCTGTTACTTTCTATCGGTATTAAAGGCTGGAATCTTTATCTTGCGCTGTATTTTACAGATTTAAAAAATAGACAAGTCGA
This window of the Bdellovibrionales bacterium genome carries:
- a CDS encoding DUF3015 domain-containing protein; this encodes MLKICFTFLLAVLFITPNLSFARSSGKTKNAWTQCGIGAAIFPNYGSLAAISNIIWDLGTTASTSSSSTPSQCAGKGASVGVLIYENYANVEEETAVGQGEHLNAMLNILGCDNSIQSDLIKDVRADFLNDVKNSSYMKKTKLEKTESLYNNVMDKAGKKYAKSCAMS